One region of Bdellovibrio bacteriovorus genomic DNA includes:
- the upp gene encoding uracil phosphoribosyltransferase translates to MHPQVKVIEHPLLKHKLGYLRDKDTYSHEFREIVKEISKILVYEAMRDWKHLESVPIETPIAKTTAERIIQPPVVVSIMRAGNGMLDAVLSMIPRASTGFIGIYRDKFIQNTVEYYFKLPQDVQNKEIILCDPLIATADTIVAAIDRLKNYGVGKVKVLSILASHHGLDRILHFHPDVEIYTLNIEEQVNEMGYLVPGLGDAGDRLFQTK, encoded by the coding sequence ATGCACCCACAAGTCAAAGTCATCGAGCACCCTTTACTTAAACACAAACTCGGCTATCTTCGTGATAAGGATACGTACTCTCACGAATTCCGGGAAATCGTGAAAGAGATTTCAAAAATCCTAGTGTATGAGGCCATGCGAGACTGGAAGCATCTGGAATCTGTTCCTATTGAGACTCCTATTGCTAAGACCACTGCAGAACGCATTATCCAGCCCCCTGTCGTCGTGTCTATAATGCGCGCAGGGAACGGAATGCTGGACGCTGTGCTGTCGATGATCCCACGCGCTTCTACGGGCTTTATAGGCATTTATAGAGATAAATTTATTCAAAACACCGTAGAGTACTATTTTAAACTCCCTCAGGACGTTCAGAATAAAGAAATTATACTCTGTGATCCTTTGATTGCCACGGCCGACACTATTGTGGCAGCTATAGATCGTTTAAAAAACTACGGCGTCGGCAAGGTGAAGGTTTTAAGTATTCTCGCCAGCCATCATGGGCTCGACAGGATTTTACACTTCCACCCCGATGTAGAGATCTACACGCTCAACATCGAAGAGCAGGTCAACGAAATGGGATATCTGGTCCCGGGCCTGGGTGATGCCGGAGACAGACTGTTTCAAACCAAATAG
- a CDS encoding DUF1688 family protein — translation MNSHTYTEKDLDFLLSPSAIRDSAEKILKLTEEGKTHFNYHPEKMNAVVNYVVEVIRDKYPTLDIPFHSRWSHFRAGQVDRVKILEAKLSEKDALEIARTKLDLVITSVLLDAGAGESWVYEERLTGKKISRSEGLAVASFYLFIQGHLSSHRTNPLQVDSLALRSLPEKTLRSAFQVRPDNPLVGVEGRLALLKNLGEVLARKKELFRGERPGGLVDYLLTRYGYTLTGTQVLRAVLDGFGDIWPGRVKVGATNLGDIWSYDKIPGGLAAFHKLSQWMSYSLMEPLMEAGFEITGIEKLTGLAEYRNGGLLLDLGLISLKQNELQQRPHRPDSDLVIEWRGLTISLLDRIGAEVRKKLNKSDEDFPLAKVLEGGTWWAGRKAAGSLRKDSSPPLKIESDGTVF, via the coding sequence ATGAATAGCCATACATATACAGAAAAGGACTTGGATTTTCTTTTATCGCCGTCTGCCATCAGAGACAGTGCCGAAAAAATTTTGAAGCTGACCGAAGAAGGAAAAACCCATTTCAATTATCATCCAGAAAAGATGAATGCCGTCGTGAATTACGTTGTCGAGGTGATTCGCGATAAGTACCCGACATTAGATATTCCTTTTCATTCACGATGGAGCCATTTCCGTGCCGGCCAAGTGGACCGGGTTAAAATTCTTGAAGCCAAACTTTCCGAAAAGGATGCTTTAGAAATTGCGCGCACAAAGCTAGATCTGGTGATCACGTCAGTTTTGCTCGATGCAGGAGCCGGCGAATCTTGGGTGTATGAAGAAAGACTGACGGGCAAAAAAATCTCTCGTTCAGAGGGGCTGGCGGTAGCTAGCTTTTATCTTTTTATACAAGGACATCTTTCCAGCCATCGCACTAATCCTCTGCAAGTAGACTCATTGGCATTACGAAGTCTTCCTGAAAAGACACTGCGATCGGCCTTTCAAGTGCGCCCGGACAATCCTCTCGTAGGAGTAGAAGGCCGACTGGCTCTATTAAAAAACCTGGGTGAAGTTTTGGCGCGCAAAAAGGAATTGTTCAGGGGTGAGCGACCTGGAGGTTTAGTAGACTATCTTCTTACTCGCTATGGTTACACTTTAACAGGAACCCAAGTTCTGCGCGCGGTCTTGGATGGTTTCGGCGATATCTGGCCCGGACGAGTGAAGGTGGGAGCCACCAATCTAGGTGATATCTGGTCTTACGATAAAATCCCCGGAGGACTTGCGGCTTTTCATAAACTTTCACAATGGATGAGTTACTCCCTCATGGAGCCTTTGATGGAGGCGGGTTTTGAAATCACTGGCATCGAAAAGCTAACGGGACTTGCTGAATACCGTAACGGCGGACTGCTCTTGGATTTGGGTCTGATCTCTTTAAAACAAAATGAATTACAACAACGCCCACACCGTCCCGACTCGGATCTGGTTATTGAGTGGCGAGGGTTAACAATTTCCCTTTTGGATAGAATCGGCGCCGAAGTTCGTAAAAAATTAAATAAATCTGATGAAGATTTCCCCTTAGCCAAAGTTCTTGAAGGGGGCACCTGGTGGGCGGGTCGCAAAGCCGCAGGATCCCTTCGAAAAGACAGTTCGCCTCCATTAAAAATTGAGAGCGACGGAACCGTATTTTAA
- a CDS encoding GTP cyclohydrolase II has product MKRSSHVILTSHSSQIFRGSPPIKWGASSPAERGPVIASLTDPKKRNAIGTHSGSYTVYRALSIAKGRYSTLHKPDLHNTESPVKIGPYASWYDSKKIVSIDPWGFDVPHHFKDYFEEGYDIRPTVAVTQAHLQIPEINEAIAAGRLHIDGKIITKNKDIKITKVAFEPVWYLPGIAHRLGVEEGALRKILFQETGGMFPELVTRPDLKVMLPPIGNTTVYIFGNPQDLAKPEVELTCRVHDECNGSDVFGSDICTCRPYLIYGIEDAARTAQKGGVGIIAYYRKEGRALGEVTKFLVYNARKRQQGGDSAATYFHRTECVAGVEDARFQELMPDILHFFGITKIHNLHSMSNMKYDAIVKSGIEVINRVCIPPHLIPPDAQVEIEAKKAKGYFTAEASKSAEELKTVIGRPIDE; this is encoded by the coding sequence ATGAAAAGATCTTCGCACGTTATTCTGACGTCACATTCCAGTCAGATATTCCGAGGAAGCCCACCCATCAAGTGGGGCGCTTCTTCACCAGCAGAGCGCGGTCCCGTGATTGCCTCGTTAACCGACCCTAAAAAGCGCAACGCCATCGGCACCCACAGTGGTAGCTACACGGTGTACCGAGCTCTTTCGATAGCGAAAGGAAGATACTCGACTTTGCATAAGCCAGATCTGCACAACACGGAAAGTCCCGTGAAGATCGGGCCGTATGCTTCTTGGTATGATTCGAAAAAAATTGTTTCGATCGACCCATGGGGGTTCGATGTTCCTCACCATTTCAAAGATTACTTTGAAGAGGGCTACGATATTCGTCCAACAGTAGCAGTGACTCAGGCTCACTTACAAATTCCCGAAATCAATGAAGCCATCGCTGCGGGACGCCTGCACATTGACGGCAAGATCATCACGAAAAACAAAGATATTAAAATTACGAAGGTTGCTTTCGAACCGGTTTGGTATTTACCGGGAATTGCGCACCGTTTGGGTGTTGAAGAAGGTGCATTACGAAAGATTCTTTTCCAGGAAACGGGAGGCATGTTCCCGGAACTGGTTACAAGACCTGATCTAAAGGTGATGTTGCCACCTATTGGAAACACCACAGTTTATATTTTTGGCAATCCACAGGATTTAGCGAAGCCGGAAGTCGAGCTCACATGCCGTGTTCACGATGAGTGTAACGGATCCGACGTCTTTGGATCAGACATCTGCACATGCCGCCCCTACCTGATTTACGGCATTGAGGATGCTGCACGCACCGCTCAAAAAGGAGGCGTCGGAATTATCGCCTACTATCGCAAAGAGGGTCGCGCCTTAGGCGAAGTCACCAAGTTCTTAGTCTACAACGCCCGCAAACGTCAGCAAGGCGGCGATTCCGCAGCAACATACTTCCATCGCACCGAGTGTGTTGCAGGAGTTGAAGATGCACGTTTCCAAGAGTTGATGCCAGACATCCTGCATTTCTTCGGAATTACAAAGATTCACAATCTGCATTCAATGAGTAACATGAAATACGATGCCATCGTAAAAAGCGGGATTGAAGTTATCAATCGAGTCTGCATTCCTCCCCACCTGATTCCTCCAGATGCGCAGGTTGAGATCGAAGCCAAAAAAGCCAAAGGTTACTTCACCGCCGAAGCCAGCAAATCTGCTGAAGAACTTAAAACAGTGATCGGGAGACCCATCGATGAATAG
- the mmsA gene encoding CoA-acylating methylmalonate-semialdehyde dehydrogenase, whose translation MNVQVPDYVIDCRNFVSGKLQKASGFKSEIVSPYNGRKIGEFHHSNLEDVEIAVKAAAKAQKEWADVPMKERTKVMFNLRQILLRDLDEIAHLKSAESGKSFAEGKAGLLKGVEVLEFAIALQNMDLGGKTEVSRGVTCEYRREPLGVVASITPFNFPAMVPLWTMPIALTLGNAYVWKPSEKTPLTSLKIAEAFHEAGLPAGLLQVLQGGKETVEAIIDHPLVKAVAFVGSTKIAQQVYERGTRQGKRVLALGGAKNHIVLLPDANPELSGLGISDSFTGCAGQRCMAAAVLLAVGDVDKHIQKIIERAKSLELGKDMGAIITRGQVDFLNKAIAKAEYEGAKILLDGRKARPPLGYEGGHWIGPTIIDHVSPQSEIAKIELFGPVLSIIRCKDISEAMKIENSVEYGNACSVFTSNGNLAEKVVRMASTGMVGVNVGVPVPREPFSFGGVNASKFGHGDITGHHSLDFWSNIKKVTVKWEKQEDTTWMS comes from the coding sequence ATGAACGTACAAGTCCCTGACTATGTTATTGATTGCAGAAACTTCGTCTCTGGCAAACTCCAAAAAGCCTCTGGCTTTAAAAGTGAAATCGTCAGCCCCTACAACGGGCGCAAAATTGGCGAGTTCCACCATTCTAATTTAGAAGATGTCGAAATTGCGGTGAAAGCCGCCGCAAAAGCACAAAAAGAATGGGCCGACGTTCCGATGAAGGAACGCACGAAGGTGATGTTTAATCTTAGGCAGATTCTTCTTCGCGACCTTGATGAAATCGCCCATTTAAAAAGCGCCGAATCCGGAAAAAGCTTCGCTGAAGGAAAAGCCGGCCTGCTAAAAGGAGTCGAAGTTTTAGAATTCGCCATCGCTTTGCAAAATATGGATTTAGGAGGCAAGACCGAAGTTTCTCGCGGTGTCACTTGTGAGTACCGCCGCGAGCCTTTAGGGGTTGTTGCCAGCATAACACCTTTTAACTTCCCGGCCATGGTTCCACTGTGGACGATGCCCATTGCCCTGACACTTGGAAATGCTTACGTTTGGAAACCTTCTGAAAAAACTCCACTCACTTCTTTGAAAATTGCGGAAGCCTTTCACGAAGCCGGTCTGCCAGCGGGCCTTCTACAAGTACTTCAAGGCGGAAAAGAAACCGTCGAAGCTATTATCGATCACCCTTTGGTGAAAGCCGTTGCCTTTGTTGGCTCTACGAAAATTGCTCAACAAGTTTACGAGCGCGGGACTCGTCAAGGTAAACGAGTGCTTGCTTTAGGTGGCGCAAAAAATCACATCGTGCTTTTACCCGATGCCAATCCGGAGCTTTCTGGTTTGGGTATCAGTGATTCTTTCACGGGATGCGCTGGACAGCGCTGCATGGCCGCGGCCGTCCTTTTGGCCGTCGGTGACGTTGATAAACACATTCAAAAAATTATTGAAAGAGCCAAGTCATTAGAGCTGGGAAAAGACATGGGCGCGATTATCACTCGGGGCCAAGTGGATTTTCTTAATAAAGCTATCGCTAAAGCAGAATACGAGGGTGCCAAGATTCTTTTAGATGGAAGAAAAGCGCGCCCGCCTTTAGGTTACGAAGGCGGTCACTGGATCGGCCCGACAATCATCGACCACGTATCACCCCAAAGTGAAATCGCCAAGATTGAACTTTTCGGACCTGTCTTAAGCATCATCCGCTGCAAAGATATTTCCGAAGCCATGAAAATTGAAAACAGCGTCGAGTACGGCAATGCCTGTTCGGTCTTTACCTCGAATGGCAACCTGGCCGAAAAAGTCGTGCGCATGGCTTCCACGGGCATGGTCGGCGTCAACGTCGGTGTCCCCGTTCCACGCGAACCATTTTCATTTGGCGGTGTGAACGCCTCTAAATTTGGACATGGCGATATCACCGGTCACCACTCTTTGGATTTTTGGTCCAACATCAAAAAAGTCACAGTGAAATGGGAAAAACAGGAGGACACCACATGGATGTCATAG
- a CDS encoding S8 family serine peptidase has product MKCSALRAIFTLCLILGNTTARAEFEVRKEKFDNGVVSKEYYFKDKQLVEERHFDISGRFSGWSRYSYLENGHTVRINLSVEKEDYGQITSKQELSNLDSKNRETESSILFRKWIYSDEAPRKLLFIERYETQAPFRVNGKDYENEKGELLSSITFSYASNDRHEKPTGFIEVTPDGKVKTRFSMYEPYDLVQRLRSLGKSEEEIRLHKRHRENPNKFLIGIIDSGFDYNHEALVTKWWNNPDDPMDGKDNDGNGWVDDNFGWEQVKNVGLPTESSTAFQRDDRPLSHGTHVAHIAIGDLMNAALVGFAGDYTQASYIDKISAFIKKHKIRIVNLSIGFPPDTKDLLGLRDGIKAYRRMIDENPETLFVVAAGNESLNIDDRKNRQYPASFEQPNVLKVGALDAPDFSKVTPANAKIAEFSNYGHKTVDILAPGTKVVAASIGGGLISHSGTSMATPFMVHEAAKVWMELPHLTAVQIRQLFIETAQVMTPEAPVLSKGYADTKAALLKGRIDFLKKSPAREEGPNCWNSSTLLAGLSQGVHHTFGSEFAFLIESPLCKPVTFDQLEAGDIVAFRRVDQKGRLLPAAFLSEVHGYTYLKEKKGFTKNGVMPTATYQEQTTEEILNFYRSSEGRNCKINGLDRKDCILKEFAYRCTDIETYMSTQGGLNIFEKDVLLRLSSLEKHLQAYYLHGQEIKFDKDSMLKKIQSDITVLKSQGSKEFVTDYFEMRAHSLDYILKK; this is encoded by the coding sequence ATGAAATGCTCCGCTCTTCGCGCGATTTTCACATTGTGTCTCATTTTGGGAAATACAACGGCCCGAGCGGAATTTGAAGTCCGCAAAGAGAAGTTCGATAATGGAGTGGTCTCTAAAGAATATTATTTCAAAGATAAACAGCTTGTTGAAGAACGACACTTCGATATTTCCGGAAGATTCTCGGGCTGGTCCCGTTACAGCTATCTTGAAAATGGTCACACCGTTCGCATCAATCTTTCGGTTGAAAAAGAAGACTATGGACAGATCACTTCTAAGCAAGAGCTTTCAAATTTAGATTCTAAAAACCGCGAGACAGAATCATCCATTCTATTTCGCAAGTGGATTTATAGCGATGAAGCTCCTCGGAAGCTTCTGTTCATTGAGCGTTATGAAACTCAAGCCCCTTTTCGGGTGAATGGCAAAGATTATGAAAATGAAAAAGGCGAGCTTCTTTCTTCTATCACCTTTTCGTATGCCTCTAACGACCGTCATGAAAAACCAACGGGTTTTATAGAAGTCACGCCCGATGGAAAAGTAAAAACACGTTTCTCAATGTATGAACCCTATGACCTTGTTCAACGTTTACGCTCTTTAGGGAAGTCTGAAGAAGAAATTCGACTTCACAAACGTCATCGCGAAAATCCCAATAAATTTTTAATTGGAATCATCGATTCAGGTTTTGATTACAATCATGAAGCGCTGGTGACAAAATGGTGGAATAATCCTGACGATCCTATGGATGGCAAGGACAATGACGGTAATGGCTGGGTGGATGACAACTTTGGCTGGGAACAAGTCAAAAACGTCGGACTTCCCACCGAGTCTTCGACAGCTTTTCAACGCGATGATCGTCCCCTTTCGCATGGAACCCATGTGGCTCATATCGCAATCGGCGATCTGATGAATGCAGCTCTTGTGGGCTTTGCAGGCGACTACACGCAAGCAAGCTACATCGATAAAATTTCTGCCTTTATTAAAAAGCACAAAATTCGAATCGTGAATTTAAGCATTGGATTTCCACCGGACACTAAAGACCTCTTGGGACTTCGCGATGGAATCAAAGCTTATCGCCGTATGATTGATGAAAATCCAGAAACACTCTTTGTGGTCGCCGCAGGAAATGAATCCCTGAATATCGACGACAGAAAGAACCGCCAATACCCAGCCAGCTTTGAACAGCCGAATGTATTGAAGGTCGGCGCCTTAGACGCGCCCGATTTTAGCAAGGTCACTCCGGCAAATGCAAAGATCGCGGAATTCAGCAACTATGGACACAAAACGGTAGATATCCTTGCCCCAGGAACAAAGGTCGTTGCTGCCAGCATCGGCGGAGGATTGATTTCCCACAGCGGAACTTCGATGGCGACACCTTTCATGGTTCATGAAGCCGCCAAGGTATGGATGGAGCTTCCGCATTTGACCGCCGTACAAATACGTCAGCTCTTTATTGAGACAGCGCAAGTGATGACTCCCGAAGCACCCGTCCTATCAAAAGGATATGCAGATACGAAAGCGGCCCTGTTAAAAGGACGTATTGATTTTCTTAAAAAATCCCCTGCACGCGAAGAAGGCCCTAACTGCTGGAACTCGTCGACTCTTTTAGCCGGTCTTTCTCAAGGTGTGCATCACACCTTCGGCAGTGAATTCGCTTTTCTTATTGAGTCTCCTTTGTGCAAACCCGTAACCTTTGATCAACTCGAGGCTGGCGACATCGTCGCTTTTCGAAGAGTGGATCAAAAAGGCCGTCTTCTTCCCGCGGCCTTCTTATCTGAGGTTCATGGATACACGTATCTGAAAGAGAAAAAAGGTTTTACTAAGAACGGCGTTATGCCAACTGCCACATATCAAGAGCAAACAACGGAAGAAATTTTAAACTTTTATCGCTCGTCAGAAGGACGCAATTGCAAGATCAACGGTCTTGACCGCAAAGACTGCATTCTTAAAGAATTTGCCTATCGTTGCACCGACATTGAAACATATATGAGCACTCAAGGTGGTTTAAATATCTTTGAGAAAGACGTCTTATTGCGCCTATCTTCACTTGAGAAGCACCTACAGGCTTATTATCTCCACGGACAAGAAATTAAGTTCGACAAGGACTCAATGCTTAAAAAAATTCAAAGTGATATCACCGTTCTAAAGTCTCAAGGCTCTAAAGAGTTCGTCACCGACTACTTCGAAATGCGTGCTCACTCATTGGATTACATTCTTAAAAAGTAG
- a CDS encoding glutathione peroxidase, producing MEKTLHSFTVKAADGSDVSLDKYKGQVVLVVNVASKCGFTPQYEGLEALYEKFKDQGFIVLGFPCNQFGSQEPGSNADIQQFCSLTYNVKFPVMAKVDVNGDSADPVYKWIKEAAPGLLGTEMIKWNFTKFLVGKDGKVIKRYPPQEEPKNLTADVQSAIK from the coding sequence ATGGAAAAGACATTACATTCATTCACCGTGAAAGCAGCCGATGGTTCTGACGTCTCTTTAGATAAGTACAAAGGGCAAGTGGTGCTCGTTGTGAATGTCGCCAGCAAATGCGGATTCACTCCTCAGTACGAGGGCCTTGAAGCCTTGTACGAAAAATTCAAGGATCAAGGTTTCATAGTTCTGGGATTTCCTTGCAACCAATTTGGTTCGCAAGAGCCTGGCAGCAATGCCGACATTCAGCAGTTCTGCAGTCTTACTTACAACGTCAAGTTTCCAGTGATGGCCAAAGTGGACGTCAACGGCGACAGCGCAGATCCCGTCTACAAATGGATCAAAGAGGCCGCCCCTGGCTTGCTAGGCACGGAAATGATTAAATGGAACTTTACGAAGTTCTTAGTAGGTAAAGATGGAAAAGTCATCAAACGCTACCCGCCTCAAGAAGAACCAAAGAATCTGACAGCGGATGTTCAATCCGCGATAAAATAA